The Chitinophaga niabensis genomic interval TGCGAGAGATTATTCAACTCATCAAACTTGTACTGCTCCTTATCATTCCTGAAACACTTAGCCAGCTCTGATATAAGGAACTGAATGATCCGCTGATTGCTCATCGGTTTATAATACTCCGGCAACTGCGGCACATTCACCCGTTTAAAGTAAGTCTCCACATCCTGTTGCGTATAGATCTGCCCCTGGATAGGATCTATAAAGAAGAGGATCCTGTAATCCCCCGGATCGGTAGGCTCCGTAAAATCGTAGAAAGTATCGAAATAAGCGAGGATGAATTGCCGCGGAATGTTCACGGCATATACCGGAAGGTCCAGCATAGAACAAAGGCTCTGATAGATGATCCCATTCGTAATAGGATTCCCCTTCTTCGCTTCCATTACCTGGTTAAGGAAGAACTGGTTCTTACGCTGATAGGATACTTCTTCGCCCTTTAATCCGAAATAATTATAGATCATGCTGTTGAGCACGTTGATCTGCTCCAGCGGGGTGAGGTAGTTATTTAATTCAAGCCAGATATTACGTTTGATCCGCTCTATTTCAGTATTCACCTGCTGGGCAGCAAGGTCCGGATACTGATAACGCGCTGCAAGGATAGCACCCTGCACCAGGTCCTGTGTACCGGTATTCCCCCAGATCCGTACAGCCTCCTGCAGGTCCTGGTAATGAACACGGTGAATCAGCAGTTCTATTCTTTCCTGGATAGACTCATCGTAGGTGGT includes:
- a CDS encoding transglutaminase-like domain-containing protein — its product is MNETREINALFHLLDDPDQEVFDTVANKILLFGKEIIPNLEHLWETTYDESIQERIELLIHRVHYQDLQEAVRIWGNTGTQDLVQGAILAARYQYPDLAAQQVNTEIERIKRNIWLELNNYLTPLEQINVLNSMIYNYFGLKGEEVSYQRKNQFFLNQVMEAKKGNPITNGIIYQSLCSMLDLPVYAVNIPRQFILAYFDTFYDFTEPTDPGDYRILFFIDPIQGQIYTQQDVETYFKRVNVPQLPEYYKPMSNQRIIQFLISELAKCFRNDKEQYKFDELNNLSQILE